One segment of Rhodanobacter thiooxydans DNA contains the following:
- a CDS encoding glycosyltransferase — MARINLLAWDNQRGLSHDIRLLSTTLVALGHQVHVTRLGPHRHDGRRKVLLLYLRMWWQRLRHADWRATPYDINIALEHVRPDWFGLARWNLLVPNPEWLSPRSQRYLARYDAILCKTHHAVGLFTARGCRALHIGFRSTDCLQPEVPRQPTFLHLAGASRMKGTQRLLALWRRHPEWPKLLVLQSPRTATPPSGPVPANIEHRIGYPGDVREIRRLQNAHLFHLCLSETEGWGHYLVEAMSCAAVVIASDAPPMNELVTPARGVLVGASEAGPFNLATLHRFDEAALEAAIERLLAMPAHERAALGEQARTWFESNEASFAARLDAALRQLG; from the coding sequence ATGGCCCGTATCAATCTGCTTGCGTGGGACAACCAGCGCGGCCTCAGCCATGACATCCGGCTGCTGTCCACGACGCTGGTCGCACTCGGCCACCAGGTCCACGTGACCCGGCTCGGCCCGCATCGGCACGACGGTCGCCGCAAGGTGTTGCTGCTTTATTTGCGCATGTGGTGGCAACGGCTGCGCCACGCCGACTGGCGGGCCACGCCGTACGACATCAACATCGCGCTGGAGCACGTGCGCCCGGACTGGTTCGGGCTGGCCCGGTGGAACCTGTTGGTGCCGAACCCGGAGTGGCTGTCGCCGCGCAGCCAGCGCTACCTGGCCCGCTACGATGCGATCCTGTGCAAGACCCATCATGCCGTCGGACTGTTCACCGCCCGCGGCTGCCGCGCGCTGCACATCGGCTTCCGCAGCACCGACTGCCTGCAGCCGGAAGTCCCGCGTCAACCGACCTTCCTGCACCTGGCCGGCGCCAGCCGGATGAAGGGCACGCAGCGGCTGCTGGCGTTGTGGCGGCGGCATCCGGAATGGCCGAAGCTGCTGGTGTTGCAGTCGCCGCGCACTGCCACTCCGCCGAGCGGGCCGGTTCCGGCCAACATCGAGCACCGGATCGGCTATCCGGGCGACGTGCGCGAGATCCGTCGGCTGCAGAACGCGCACCTGTTCCACCTGTGCCTGTCGGAGACCGAGGGCTGGGGGCATTACCTGGTCGAGGCGATGAGTTGCGCGGCGGTGGTGATCGCCAGCGATGCGCCGCCGATGAACGAACTGGTCACCCCGGCACGTGGCGTGCTGGTCGGCGCCAGCGAAGCCGGGCCGTTCAACCTGGCCACCCTGCACCGCTTCGACGAGGCGGCGCTGGAAGCCGCCATCGAACGCCTGCTGGCGATGCCCGCGCACGAGCGCGCGGCGCTGGGCGAGCAGGCGCGGACCTGGTTCGAGTCGAACGAGGCAAGCTTCGCCGCGCGGCTGGACGCCGCCCTGCGTCAGCTCGGCTGA
- a CDS encoding O-antigen ligase family protein: MRAHPASWQIWTASLLLAVMPLCFALSGRFKILPMTLLFVAGVVLLATRAESRHAWRLAWPVIAACLLRLLYDIGNFWSHRLDWSTLDLPAQTLLFLGIAAVFTLPLKQRVIALGFSLTAVLLGAASLYQRYVLGTDRPYGLNGGDWAAVEFAMYLLVLVLLAMLQALRPDIRRSDRWLHVAAVVIGLYGAVLTQSRGPLLSFAPVYLGLMLWHAVRSRHWRRVLALFAVTVIGMLAVTATLHREMVQRLADVPTQITSYDTGGSGAADATAVGERLEMWRTAWQAFREHPLAGIGLDQFGVYVRGQVAAGQASPLIAKYVHPHSEYLESMVAGGLPALLMLLLFLAVPLGFFARHLNHAQEPVAAAAAAGVMVIGMYGLCAFGDNVFYRAMPQSLYLFLVLGLAVDIGRRLRDAPSR, translated from the coding sequence GTGCGTGCTCATCCGGCTTCATGGCAGATCTGGACCGCTTCACTGCTGCTGGCGGTCATGCCGCTGTGTTTCGCCCTCTCCGGGCGCTTCAAGATCCTGCCGATGACCCTGCTGTTCGTGGCCGGCGTGGTGCTGCTGGCCACGCGGGCGGAAAGCCGGCATGCCTGGCGACTGGCCTGGCCGGTGATCGCCGCCTGCCTGTTGCGCCTGCTGTACGACATCGGCAACTTCTGGAGCCACCGGCTCGACTGGTCCACCCTCGACCTGCCGGCGCAGACGCTGCTGTTCCTGGGCATCGCGGCCGTGTTCACGCTGCCGCTGAAACAACGCGTGATCGCGCTCGGCTTCAGCCTGACTGCCGTGCTGCTCGGTGCGGCCAGCCTGTACCAGCGCTACGTGCTGGGCACCGATCGCCCGTATGGCCTGAACGGCGGTGACTGGGCCGCGGTCGAGTTCGCGATGTACCTGCTGGTGCTGGTGCTGCTGGCGATGCTGCAGGCGTTGCGGCCGGACATCCGGCGCAGCGATCGCTGGCTGCATGTCGCGGCCGTGGTGATCGGCCTGTACGGCGCGGTGCTGACCCAGAGCCGCGGCCCACTGCTGTCATTCGCCCCGGTCTACCTTGGCCTGATGCTGTGGCACGCCGTGCGTTCGCGGCACTGGCGGCGCGTGCTCGCGTTGTTCGCGGTGACCGTGATCGGCATGCTGGCGGTTACCGCCACGCTGCACCGGGAGATGGTCCAGCGGCTGGCCGATGTCCCGACCCAGATCACCAGCTACGACACCGGCGGCAGCGGCGCCGCCGACGCCACGGCCGTCGGCGAACGGCTGGAGATGTGGCGCACGGCGTGGCAGGCCTTCCGCGAACACCCGCTGGCCGGCATCGGCCTGGACCAGTTCGGCGTCTATGTCCGCGGGCAGGTGGCCGCAGGCCAGGCCAGTCCGCTGATCGCCAAGTACGTGCACCCGCACAGCGAATACCTCGAATCGATGGTCGCTGGCGGCCTGCCTGCCTTGCTGATGCTGCTGCTGTTTCTCGCCGTGCCGCTGGGCTTTTTCGCCCGCCACCTCAACCACGCACAGGAGCCGGTCGCCGCGGCGGCCGCCGCCGGGGTGATGGTGATCGGCATGTATGGTCTATGTGCATTTGGTGACAACGTGTTTTATCGAGCCATGCCGCAATCGCTCTACCTGTTCCTCGTGCTGGGCCTGGCCGTCGACATCGGCCGTCGGCTGCGCGACGCTCCGTCCCGCTGA
- a CDS encoding ArnT family glycosyltransferase: protein MKPSLSHARPLWLRDARRELLLFGVFALLLLGLGLGLRDPWPSDEPRFALVAQWMVEHGQWLFPHRGHELYPDKPPVFMWLQALSYYLTGHWRIAFLLPSLAAALTALALVYDLARRLWNHRSALLAAATLLVTIHFTYQMRNAQIDPLLLGWITLANYGLLRHLLLGPSWRWFAAGCFFAGVGVATKGVGVLALLILVPYLVARRGHWRHLALPTGGWRWAGGLALFLVPILGWLLPMLLVAHADGDPQHAEYVQNILFGQTVHRYATPTGHLHSPFYFLGIIVVDWLPLSLLLPWAIPAWWRRLKRRDARFLLPLGWIVLILLFFSLSPGKRDVYILPALPMTALALAPLLPGLLRRRGVRLAVCALTTLLAGALTVAAALALHRHPAWAVKIEQSLDPRIWWMLLAIGVVGLIVVALTRVRRAPLGWLLFAGVLWSVYGLWGYPMLNGDRSARDVMVQARAIAGPDATIGLLAWKEQNLLMAQGPVAEFGFLKPWSQQYAEAIAWQRQDPAHRWIFSLDEAMGTCVDRHRATYVGHANRREWWLFRADAVVPGCVPGASADQQADDTL from the coding sequence GTGAAGCCCTCCCTGTCCCATGCACGCCCGTTGTGGCTGCGCGACGCTCGCCGGGAACTGCTGCTGTTCGGTGTGTTCGCGCTGCTGCTGCTCGGCCTGGGGCTGGGCCTGCGCGATCCGTGGCCGTCCGATGAACCGCGCTTCGCGCTGGTGGCGCAATGGATGGTCGAGCACGGCCAGTGGCTGTTCCCACATCGCGGCCACGAGCTGTACCCGGACAAGCCGCCGGTGTTCATGTGGCTGCAGGCGCTCAGCTACTACCTCACCGGCCACTGGCGCATCGCCTTCCTGCTGCCCTCGCTGGCGGCGGCGCTGACTGCGCTGGCGCTGGTCTACGACCTGGCGCGCCGGCTGTGGAACCATCGCAGCGCGCTGCTGGCCGCCGCCACGCTGCTGGTCACCATCCACTTCACCTACCAGATGCGCAACGCGCAGATCGATCCGCTGTTGCTGGGCTGGATCACCCTGGCCAACTACGGCCTGTTGCGCCACCTGCTGCTGGGGCCATCGTGGCGCTGGTTCGCCGCAGGCTGCTTCTTCGCTGGCGTGGGCGTGGCGACCAAGGGCGTCGGCGTGCTGGCGCTCTTGATACTGGTGCCGTACCTGGTGGCGCGCCGCGGCCACTGGCGGCACCTGGCGCTGCCCACCGGCGGCTGGCGCTGGGCCGGCGGGTTGGCGCTGTTCCTCGTGCCGATCCTGGGCTGGCTGCTGCCAATGCTGCTGGTGGCGCATGCCGACGGCGACCCGCAGCACGCCGAGTACGTGCAGAACATCCTGTTCGGGCAGACCGTGCACCGCTACGCCACGCCGACCGGGCACCTGCACTCGCCGTTCTATTTCCTCGGCATCATCGTGGTCGACTGGCTGCCACTATCGCTGCTGCTGCCGTGGGCCATCCCGGCGTGGTGGCGGCGGCTGAAGCGGCGCGACGCGCGCTTCCTGCTGCCGCTGGGCTGGATCGTGCTGATCCTGCTGTTCTTCTCGCTGAGCCCGGGCAAGCGCGACGTCTACATCCTGCCGGCCTTGCCGATGACCGCGCTGGCGCTGGCGCCGCTGCTGCCCGGCCTGCTGCGCCGGCGCGGTGTGCGCCTCGCGGTGTGTGCGCTGACCACGCTGCTGGCCGGCGCGCTGACCGTGGCGGCGGCGCTGGCATTGCATCGCCACCCGGCCTGGGCGGTGAAGATCGAGCAGAGCCTGGACCCGCGGATCTGGTGGATGCTGCTGGCCATCGGCGTGGTCGGCCTCATCGTCGTCGCCTTGACGCGGGTGCGCCGCGCGCCGCTGGGCTGGCTGCTGTTCGCCGGCGTGCTGTGGAGCGTGTATGGGCTGTGGGGCTATCCGATGCTCAACGGCGACCGCTCGGCGCGCGACGTGATGGTGCAGGCGCGCGCCATCGCCGGCCCCGACGCCACCATCGGCCTGCTCGCCTGGAAGGAGCAGAACCTGCTGATGGCCCAGGGGCCGGTCGCCGAGTTCGGCTTCCTGAAACCGTGGTCGCAGCAATATGCCGAGGCGATCGCCTGGCAGCGGCAGGACCCGGCGCATCGCTGGATCTTCAGCCTCGACGAGGCGATGGGCACGTGCGTGGACCGCCATCGCGCCACCTACGTCGGCCACGCCAACCGCCGCGAGTGGTGGCTGTTCCGGGCCGACGCGGTGGTGCCCGGCTGCGTGCCGGGCGCCAGTGCGGACCAGCAGGCCGACGACACGCTCTGA
- the rsmB gene encoding 16S rRNA (cytosine(967)-C(5))-methyltransferase RsmB: MKTDTRALAARGLAEVALRGASLRDVMERAAPRLADPRDRALLMALLSEGARWWLRFDAAVDGLLEKSLRHKDPAVHALLVLGLVQLEILELQDYAAVAATVEAVRALKRPQLAGLVNAVLRRWQRERAGLLAKLDARPQTRHAHPAWLADALQRDWPQQAEAVMAADNGEPPLMLRVNRQRSEHEALIARLQVAGYAAMAHPWLSDALVLPHSADVTRMPGFDDGLFAVQDGAAQVAADLADLHDGLHVLDACAAPGGKACHLLERADIDLTALEFDAARAERIRQNLMRLRLNAKVAIGDAGAPKGWWNGRPFDRILIDAPCSATGVLRRRPDVRLHRRESDIAAMHAQQRRILSALWPLLAPGGRLVYITCSVLRAENEAIVGELLATQADALALAFTLPAGQAAAVGWQILPGDGDLDGMYYAVLQKSRQANA, translated from the coding sequence ATGAAAACCGATACCCGCGCCCTGGCCGCCCGGGGGCTCGCCGAGGTGGCCCTGCGCGGCGCCTCGCTGCGCGACGTGATGGAGCGCGCCGCGCCGCGCCTGGCCGATCCGCGCGACCGCGCCCTGCTGATGGCTCTGCTCAGCGAAGGCGCGCGCTGGTGGCTGCGTTTCGACGCGGCGGTCGACGGCCTGCTGGAAAAATCGCTGCGGCACAAGGACCCGGCCGTGCATGCGCTGCTGGTGCTCGGCCTGGTGCAGCTGGAAATCCTCGAACTGCAGGACTACGCCGCGGTGGCCGCCACGGTCGAGGCGGTGCGCGCGCTGAAGCGGCCGCAGCTGGCCGGCCTGGTCAACGCCGTGCTGCGCCGCTGGCAACGCGAGCGCGCAGGCCTGCTTGCGAAACTTGACGCCAGGCCGCAGACCCGCCACGCGCACCCGGCCTGGCTGGCCGACGCGCTGCAGCGCGACTGGCCGCAACAGGCTGAGGCGGTGATGGCGGCCGACAACGGCGAGCCGCCGCTGATGCTGCGCGTCAACCGCCAGCGCAGCGAGCACGAGGCACTGATTGCACGACTGCAGGTCGCCGGCTACGCCGCCATGGCGCATCCCTGGCTGAGCGACGCGCTGGTACTGCCGCACAGCGCCGACGTCACCCGCATGCCCGGCTTCGACGACGGCTTGTTCGCGGTGCAGGACGGCGCCGCGCAGGTGGCCGCCGACCTCGCCGACCTGCACGACGGCCTGCACGTGCTGGACGCCTGCGCCGCACCCGGCGGCAAGGCCTGCCACCTGCTCGAACGCGCCGACATCGACCTGACCGCGCTGGAGTTCGACGCTGCGCGGGCCGAACGCATCCGCCAGAACCTGATGCGGCTGCGCCTGAATGCCAAGGTGGCGATCGGCGATGCCGGCGCACCGAAGGGCTGGTGGAACGGCCGGCCGTTCGACCGCATCCTGATCGACGCGCCGTGCTCGGCCACCGGCGTGCTGCGACGCCGACCGGACGTGCGCCTGCACCGGCGCGAGAGCGACATCGCCGCGATGCATGCGCAGCAGCGCCGCATCCTGTCCGCGCTGTGGCCGTTGCTGGCGCCGGGCGGCCGGCTGGTCTACATCACCTGCTCGGTGCTGCGCGCGGAGAACGAGGCGATCGTCGGCGAGCTGCTGGCCACGCAAGCCGACGCGCTGGCGTTGGCGTTCACCCTGCCGGCGGGCCAGGCCGCCGCGGTGGGCTGGCAGATCCTGCCCGGCGACGGCGACCTCGACGGCATGTACTACGCGGTGCTGCAGAAGTCCCGCCAAGCAAACGCATGA
- the fmt gene encoding methionyl-tRNA formyltransferase: protein MRLVFAGTPEFSLPCLAACRASGAEVVAVYTQPDRPAGRGRKLTPSPVKQAALAAGIAVEQPESLKSADVQQVLAAYRPDLLVVVAYGLILPRKVLAIPRLGCWNVHASLLPRWRGAAPIQRAILAGDSESGVDLMQMEAGLDTGPVLLERRTSISRDDTGGSLHDRLATLGAAVLAEGLRRTLAGEALAASPQPEDGVTYAHKLDKAEAKLDFSRPAIELERQVRAFDPWPVAEGEIAGEPLRIWAARAIELDHHAAPGTVLAAGRDGIDLACGTGALRVTALQRAGGKRIGAIDYLNARPELRRS, encoded by the coding sequence TTGCGGCTGGTCTTCGCCGGCACCCCGGAATTCTCCTTACCCTGCCTCGCGGCCTGTCGCGCCAGCGGCGCCGAGGTGGTGGCCGTCTATACCCAGCCCGACCGCCCCGCCGGTCGCGGCCGCAAGCTCACGCCCAGCCCGGTCAAGCAGGCCGCGCTGGCCGCCGGCATCGCGGTCGAGCAACCCGAGTCGCTGAAGTCCGCCGACGTGCAGCAGGTTCTCGCTGCGTACCGGCCGGACCTGCTGGTGGTGGTGGCCTATGGCCTGATCCTGCCGCGCAAGGTGCTGGCGATTCCGCGGCTCGGCTGCTGGAACGTGCACGCCAGCCTGCTGCCGCGCTGGCGCGGCGCCGCGCCGATCCAGCGCGCGATCCTGGCCGGCGACAGTGAAAGCGGAGTCGACCTGATGCAGATGGAAGCGGGCCTGGATACCGGCCCGGTATTGCTCGAACGACGCACGTCGATCAGCCGCGACGACACCGGCGGCTCGCTGCACGACCGTCTCGCCACCCTCGGCGCGGCAGTGCTGGCCGAGGGCCTGCGCCGCACACTGGCCGGCGAGGCGCTGGCAGCCTCGCCGCAGCCGGAAGACGGCGTGACCTACGCGCACAAGCTGGACAAGGCCGAGGCGAAGCTCGACTTCAGCCGCCCCGCGATCGAGCTGGAACGCCAGGTGCGCGCGTTCGATCCGTGGCCGGTGGCCGAAGGCGAGATCGCCGGCGAGCCGTTGCGGATCTGGGCCGCCCGCGCGATCGAACTCGATCATCATGCCGCGCCGGGCACCGTGCTGGCCGCCGGCCGCGACGGCATCGACCTGGCCTGCGGCACCGGCGCGCTGCGCGTCACCGCGCTGCAGCGCGCGGGCGGCAAGCGCATCGGTGCGATCGACTACCTCAACGCCCGCCCTGAATTGCGGCGCAGCTGA
- the def gene encoding peptide deformylase, with protein sequence MSILSILEFPDPRLRTRAAPVTVFDAKLEQFVADMYETMYAANGVGLAATQVNVHQRVLVADMSDERNQPLALINAQILEKDGSQVYQEGCLSFPGLYADVTRALKVKVKAQDVTGQEIIVEAEGPLAVCIQHEMDHLEGKVFVDYLSPLKRNLLLKRLEKHRKQAVGA encoded by the coding sequence ATGTCCATCCTTTCGATCCTTGAATTCCCCGACCCCCGGCTGCGCACCCGCGCCGCGCCGGTGACCGTGTTCGACGCGAAGCTGGAGCAGTTCGTCGCCGACATGTACGAGACCATGTACGCCGCCAACGGCGTCGGCCTCGCCGCCACCCAGGTCAACGTGCACCAGCGCGTGCTGGTCGCCGACATGAGCGACGAGCGCAACCAGCCGCTGGCGCTGATCAACGCGCAGATCCTCGAGAAGGACGGCTCGCAGGTCTACCAGGAGGGTTGTCTCTCGTTCCCCGGCCTGTACGCCGATGTCACCCGCGCGCTGAAGGTTAAGGTGAAGGCGCAGGACGTGACTGGCCAGGAGATCATCGTCGAGGCCGAAGGCCCGCTGGCGGTGTGCATCCAGCACGAGATGGACCACCTGGAAGGCAAGGTGTTCGTCGACTACCTGTCGCCGCTGAAGCGCAACCTGCTGCTGAAGCGGCTGGAGAAGCACCGCAAGCAGGCGGTCGGTGCTTGA
- a CDS encoding LysM peptidoglycan-binding domain-containing protein, producing MIKKIIVLLAGMLVTVAVYAAGAQLRADHPDSYTVRRGDTLWDISAKFLSKPWLWPEIWQANPQVRNPHLIYPGDVLNLSFINGPRLGLQPGVHREGEAVPAIPLSELKMFLKDMRVMDSNAVSSAPYVVGLEESRLRGAVGQNIYVRGLQGEPGQRWAIVRPSHVFRGFDQGDAANADLVAHDLDSNAAMVNAPWREDSRNDGHYGKGDDLGVEVSVIGTAETLRTGDPATLLLLGATKEIRSGDRIMPIDDKPYDASYYPHAPKSVPANAKVIGFADAMDAAGPRQVVMLSIGAKDGVDNGQTYTMMQPGETVHDDVASNSWRRGVGETVKLPDEYIGHVMVFRTFDRVSYGLVMDGLRPVHVGARLTMPE from the coding sequence ATGATCAAGAAAATTATCGTGTTGCTGGCCGGCATGCTGGTCACCGTGGCCGTCTATGCGGCCGGTGCGCAATTGCGGGCCGATCATCCGGACAGCTACACCGTGCGCCGGGGCGACACCCTCTGGGACATCTCCGCCAAGTTCCTGTCCAAGCCGTGGCTGTGGCCGGAGATCTGGCAGGCCAACCCGCAGGTGCGCAACCCGCACCTGATCTACCCCGGCGACGTGCTCAACCTGTCCTTCATCAACGGGCCGCGCCTGGGCCTGCAACCGGGCGTGCATCGCGAAGGCGAGGCGGTGCCGGCGATCCCGCTGTCCGAGCTGAAGATGTTCCTCAAGGACATGCGGGTGATGGACTCCAACGCGGTCAGCTCCGCGCCGTACGTGGTCGGCCTGGAGGAATCGCGCCTGCGCGGCGCCGTCGGCCAGAACATCTATGTGCGCGGCCTGCAGGGCGAGCCGGGCCAGCGCTGGGCGATCGTGCGGCCGAGCCACGTGTTCCGCGGCTTCGACCAGGGTGATGCGGCCAACGCCGACCTGGTCGCCCACGACCTGGACAGCAACGCGGCGATGGTCAACGCGCCGTGGCGCGAGGATTCCCGCAACGACGGCCACTACGGCAAGGGCGACGATCTCGGCGTCGAGGTCAGCGTGATCGGCACCGCCGAAACGCTGCGCACGGGCGATCCGGCAACCCTGCTGCTGCTCGGCGCCACCAAGGAAATCCGCAGCGGCGATCGCATCATGCCGATCGACGACAAGCCGTACGATGCCAGCTACTACCCGCACGCGCCGAAGTCGGTGCCGGCCAACGCCAAGGTGATCGGCTTCGCCGACGCGATGGACGCGGCCGGCCCGCGCCAGGTGGTGATGCTGTCGATCGGCGCCAAGGACGGCGTCGACAACGGCCAGACCTACACGATGATGCAGCCCGGCGAGACGGTCCACGACGACGTGGCCAGCAACAGCTGGCGGCGCGGGGTAGGCGAGACGGTCAAGTTGCCCGACGAGTACATCGGCCACGTGATGGTGTTCCGCACCTTCGACCGGGTCAGCTACGGCTTGGTGATGGACGGCCTGCGGCCGGTGCACGTCGGCGCCCGCCTGACCATGCCGGAGTAA
- the dprA gene encoding DNA-processing protein DprA produces the protein MDMDDPDELRAWLIALRTPGLGPGGLRERLDAAGGDIQAVLAQLCRDATRLGEPARAWLARPDATRLSADLAWLAEPGHRLLCCTEADFPPQLEHIAQPPAVLFVVGDASLLLYPQVAIVGARGASAVGLAHARAFALALADAGFAITSGLADGIDGAAHVAALDAGAKTLAVVGTGLDRVYPRKHHALARRLAAQGALVSEFPPGTPARPDHFPRRNRIIAGLALGTLVVEAGLRSGSLITARLAAEQGREVFALPGSIHHPLARGCHRLIRDGARLIETAVEIVETLTPAARMLGGELAARLDTAGGEADGPPRIADGDGAACGPAGAGDNSGYRWLLTELGHEPATLDELVQRTGQSAAALSSMLLMLELEARVASLPGNRYQQLPGG, from the coding sequence ATGGACATGGACGATCCCGATGAACTGCGCGCGTGGCTGATCGCCCTGCGCACCCCTGGCCTCGGCCCGGGCGGCCTGCGCGAACGGCTGGATGCGGCCGGCGGCGACATCCAGGCAGTGCTGGCACAGCTGTGCCGCGACGCGACCCGGCTTGGTGAGCCAGCCCGGGCCTGGCTGGCCCGGCCCGACGCGACCCGGCTGAGCGCCGACCTGGCCTGGCTGGCCGAACCCGGGCATCGGCTGCTGTGCTGTACCGAAGCGGATTTCCCGCCGCAGCTGGAACACATCGCGCAGCCGCCGGCCGTGCTGTTCGTGGTCGGCGACGCCAGCCTGCTGTTGTATCCGCAGGTGGCGATCGTGGGCGCACGCGGCGCCAGTGCGGTGGGCCTGGCGCACGCCCGGGCGTTTGCGCTGGCGCTGGCGGATGCCGGTTTTGCGATCACCAGCGGCCTGGCCGATGGCATCGACGGCGCCGCCCACGTGGCCGCGCTGGATGCCGGCGCGAAGACGCTCGCGGTGGTCGGCACCGGGCTGGACCGGGTGTACCCGCGCAAGCACCATGCGCTGGCCCGGCGACTCGCCGCGCAGGGCGCGCTGGTCAGCGAGTTTCCGCCCGGCACGCCGGCACGCCCGGATCACTTCCCGCGGCGCAACCGGATCATCGCCGGCCTGGCGCTGGGCACGCTGGTGGTCGAGGCGGGGCTGCGTTCCGGCTCGCTGATCACCGCCCGGCTGGCTGCCGAACAGGGCCGCGAGGTGTTCGCGCTGCCCGGCTCCATCCACCACCCACTGGCCCGGGGTTGCCACCGGTTGATCCGCGACGGCGCCCGGCTGATCGAGACCGCGGTGGAGATTGTCGAGACATTGACGCCGGCAGCGCGCATGCTTGGCGGCGAACTGGCTGCGCGGCTCGACACGGCTGGCGGCGAGGCGGACGGGCCGCCACGGATTGCAGACGGCGACGGCGCGGCATGCGGGCCTGCCGGGGCTGGCGACAATTCCGGGTATCGATGGCTTTTGACCGAACTTGGCCATGAACCAGCGACATTGGACGAACTTGTGCAGCGTACCGGGCAGTCCGCCGCTGCACTTTCCTCGATGCTGCTGATGCTGGAGCTGGAGGCCCGGGTGGCGAGCCTGCCGGGCAACCGCTACCAGCAATTGCCCGGCGGCTGA